A part of Aegilops tauschii subsp. strangulata cultivar AL8/78 chromosome 2, Aet v6.0, whole genome shotgun sequence genomic DNA contains:
- the LOC120974631 gene encoding uncharacterized protein isoform X1 — translation MPDIEQTTGAAQDPIGTRPDRQRLPARSSASARSLAPAMDPYKHRPTSEANSGYWTTNSGAPVWNNNNTLTVVSGFSFACWSSAPDAAPGTAGGLEDAAQAQGVRGRAAAVRQDQAHGHP, via the exons atgcCGGATATTGAACAGACAACGGGTGCAGCACAGGATCCCATCGGAACAAGGCCAGATCGCCAGCGCCTCCCCGCTCGATCCAGCGCTAGCGCCCGGTCGCTGGCCCCGGCCATGGATCCCTACAAG CACCGTCCGACGAGCGAGGCCAACTCTGGCTACTGGACCACCAACTCCGGTGCGCCCGTCTGGAACAACAACAACACCCTCACCGTAGTGAG CGGCTTCAGCTTCGCCTGCTGGTCGTCTGCGCCGGATGCCGCGCCCGGGACCGCCGGTGGCCTCGAGGACGCCGCCCAGGCTCAAGGCGTACGAGGGCGTGCTGCCGCCGTACGACAGGACCAAGCGCATGGTCATCCCTGA
- the LOC120974631 gene encoding large ribosomal subunit protein uL13-like isoform X2, whose product MPRPGPPVASRTPPRLKAYEGVLPPYDRTKRMVIPDALKVLRLQPGHRYCLLGQLSKEVGWNYAHTIRARQPCPSWVCKI is encoded by the exons ATGCCGCGCCCGGGACCGCCGGTGGCCTCGAGGACGCCGCCCAGGCTCAAGGCGTACGAGGGCGTGCTGCCGCCGTACGACAGGACCAAGCGCATGGTCATCCCTGACGCGCTGAA GGTTCTGAGGCTGCAGCCTGGGCACAGGTACTGCCTCCTCGGCCAGCTCTCCAAGGAGGTCGGATGGAACTACGCTCACACCATCAGG GCCCGGCAGCCTTGTCCTAGCTGGGTCTGCAAAATCTAA
- the LOC120974631 gene encoding large ribosomal subunit protein uL13-like isoform X3, giving the protein MPRPGPPVASRTPPRLKAYEGVLPPYDRTKRMVIPDALKVLRLQPGHRYCLLGQLSKEVGWNYAHTIRLAVTSLVLY; this is encoded by the exons ATGCCGCGCCCGGGACCGCCGGTGGCCTCGAGGACGCCGCCCAGGCTCAAGGCGTACGAGGGCGTGCTGCCGCCGTACGACAGGACCAAGCGCATGGTCATCCCTGACGCGCTGAA GGTTCTGAGGCTGCAGCCTGGGCACAGGTACTGCCTCCTCGGCCAGCTCTCCAAGGAGGTCGGATGGAACTACGCTCACACCATCAGG TTGGCTGTTACTTCTCTGGTTTTATATTGA
- the LOC109764338 gene encoding uncharacterized protein isoform X2 — translation MASLLAFSSSASGPPPKPSPSHTAPPPPPASSSARASRFRLLLARAAARRDPEPPPQAESEKKSIAVRTGELFLGLSALFIRAGRGTAPVDEVERREGVLWEQRPEDVEAERQRREVATASPGFSFSAAGLLFPYHLGVAQCLLDKGYITERTPLAGSSAGAIICAVIASGNTMQEALQVTKILAEDCRSKGTAFRLGAVLKDVLEKFLPDDLHIRCNGRIRVAITQLSWRPRGLLVDQFDSKEDVINAIITSSFIPGYLAPRPATLFRNRLCVDGGLTLFMPPTSASETVRICAFPAGRLGLQGIGISPDCNPENRATPRQLFNWALEPAEDEVLDKLYELGYQDAAVWAEQNSPESTVKIEQLGTD, via the exons ATGGCCTCCCTCCtcgccttctcctcctccgcctccggcCCTCCGCCCAAACCCTCGCCGTCCCACACCGCTCCCCCTCCGCCCCCGGCTTCCTCCTCCGCACGAGCGTCGCGCTTCCGCCTCCTgctcgcccgcgccgccgcgcgccgcgaccccgagccgccgccgcagGCCGAGAGCGAGAAGAAGTCGATTGCGGTGAGGACGGGGGAGCTGTTCTTGGGTCTGAGTGCGCTGTTCATCCGCGCGGGGAGGGGGACGGCGCCGGTGGATGAGGTGGAGCGGAGGGAGGGGGTGTTGTGGGAGCAGCGCccggaggacgtggaggcggagcggCAGCGGCGGGAGGTGGCGACAGCGAGCCCCGGGTTCAGCTTCTCAGCCGCCGGGCTTCTCTTCCCCTACCACCTCGGCGTCGCGCAGTGCCTCCTCGACAAAGGCTACATCACA GAAAGAACTCCGTTAGCTGGCTCATCAGCTGGTGCCATAATCTGTGCAGTGATTGCATCCGGGAACACAATGCAAGAGGCTCTTCAGGTGACCAAGATTCTAGCTGAAGACTGCCGGAGTAAAGGGACTGCCTTTCGCCTTGGG GCTGTACTCAAGGATGTTCTAGAAAAGTTTCTCCCAGATGATCTGCATATCAGGTGCAACGGAAGGATCCGTG TTGCTATTACTCAGTTATCCTGGAGACCTAGGGGCTTACTGGTCGACCAGTTTGACTCCAAGGAAGACGTGATTAATGCAATTATTACATCTTCATTTATTCCTGG ATACTTGGCTCCCAGGCCTGCGACTTTATTCCGTAACAGGCTGTGCGTTGATGGGGGCCTTACATTGTTTATGCCACCCACTTCTGCTTCTGAAACA GTTCGAATCTGTGCTTTCCCAGCTGGCAGACTGGGACTGCAAGGGATTGGTATTAGTCCAGACTGCAATCCGGAGAACAGAGCTACTCCACGACAG CTGTTTAACTGGGCTCTGGAACCTGCTGAAGATGAAGTTCTAGACAAATTGTACGAGCTTGGGTACCAGGATGCAGCTGTGTGGGCTGAGCAGAACTCTCCTGAGTCAACTGTGAAGATTGAGCAGCTCGGTACAGATTGA
- the LOC109764338 gene encoding uncharacterized protein isoform X1 produces the protein MASLLAFSSSASGPPPKPSPSHTAPPPPPASSSARASRFRLLLARAAARRDPEPPPQAESEKKSIAVRTGELFLGLSALFIRAGRGTAPVDEVERREGVLWEQRPEDVEAERQRREVATASPGFSFSAAGLLFPYHLGVAQCLLDKGYITVVAGHAWLCMGTNIPACSSLILIASGNTMQEALQVTKILAEDCRSKGTAFRLGAVLKDVLEKFLPDDLHIRCNGRIRVAITQLSWRPRGLLVDQFDSKEDVINAIITSSFIPGYLAPRPATLFRNRLCVDGGLTLFMPPTSASETVRICAFPAGRLGLQGIGISPDCNPENRATPRQLFNWALEPAEDEVLDKLYELGYQDAAVWAEQNSPESTVKIEQLGTD, from the exons ATGGCCTCCCTCCtcgccttctcctcctccgcctccggcCCTCCGCCCAAACCCTCGCCGTCCCACACCGCTCCCCCTCCGCCCCCGGCTTCCTCCTCCGCACGAGCGTCGCGCTTCCGCCTCCTgctcgcccgcgccgccgcgcgccgcgaccccgagccgccgccgcagGCCGAGAGCGAGAAGAAGTCGATTGCGGTGAGGACGGGGGAGCTGTTCTTGGGTCTGAGTGCGCTGTTCATCCGCGCGGGGAGGGGGACGGCGCCGGTGGATGAGGTGGAGCGGAGGGAGGGGGTGTTGTGGGAGCAGCGCccggaggacgtggaggcggagcggCAGCGGCGGGAGGTGGCGACAGCGAGCCCCGGGTTCAGCTTCTCAGCCGCCGGGCTTCTCTTCCCCTACCACCTCGGCGTCGCGCAGTGCCTCCTCGACAAAGGCTACATCACA GTGGTGGCAGGGCATGCGTGGTTATGCATGGGAACTAATATACCTGCGTGCTCATCACTTATAT TGATTGCATCCGGGAACACAATGCAAGAGGCTCTTCAGGTGACCAAGATTCTAGCTGAAGACTGCCGGAGTAAAGGGACTGCCTTTCGCCTTGGG GCTGTACTCAAGGATGTTCTAGAAAAGTTTCTCCCAGATGATCTGCATATCAGGTGCAACGGAAGGATCCGTG TTGCTATTACTCAGTTATCCTGGAGACCTAGGGGCTTACTGGTCGACCAGTTTGACTCCAAGGAAGACGTGATTAATGCAATTATTACATCTTCATTTATTCCTGG ATACTTGGCTCCCAGGCCTGCGACTTTATTCCGTAACAGGCTGTGCGTTGATGGGGGCCTTACATTGTTTATGCCACCCACTTCTGCTTCTGAAACA GTTCGAATCTGTGCTTTCCCAGCTGGCAGACTGGGACTGCAAGGGATTGGTATTAGTCCAGACTGCAATCCGGAGAACAGAGCTACTCCACGACAG CTGTTTAACTGGGCTCTGGAACCTGCTGAAGATGAAGTTCTAGACAAATTGTACGAGCTTGGGTACCAGGATGCAGCTGTGTGGGCTGAGCAGAACTCTCCTGAGTCAACTGTGAAGATTGAGCAGCTCGGTACAGATTGA
- the LOC109764337 gene encoding pectin acetylesterase 3-like, translated as MCSYIGASLPCYALVKYTSFWDFPIDRLDLASSTHQSIDTMVKTRIGAFGPWALLALVLLIAGSCVQAADEQAANGGGRRRRTHRRSAAAVADMMVPITFLNASVEKGAVCMDGTPAAYHLDRGSGAGNKSWIVNLEGGGWCNNARTCRFRTRTHHGSSNFMERQIIFTGIMSASSAENPDFYNWNRVKIRYCDSASFAGDAFDKGTGLYFRGQRIWEEAIRHLLSIGMASADRALLTGCSAGGLAAILHCDQFGAFFAGRSTTVKCLADAGLFLDAVDVSGGRSLRSYYGDIVAMQGVAPHLPPTCTDHLDATSCFFPQNIIDNIKTPIFLLNAAYDVWQIEESLAPSKADPSRAWRACKFNRSACNASQINFLQDFREQMVASVRGFSGSKSNGLFINSCFAHCQSELPATWNGTPTIQNKRIAKSVGDWYFGRAEVKAIDCPYPCDNTCRNII; from the exons ATGTGTAGCTATATAGGTGCGTCACTCCCTTGCTATGCGCTCGTTAAATATACGTCGTTCTGGGATTTTCCTATCGATCGGCTCGATCTTGCTTCTTCTACTCATCAGTCCATTGATACGATGGTGAAGACGAGGATCGGTGCCTTCGGGCCGTGGGCGCTTCTCGCTCTGGTCCTCCTCATCGCCGGCAGCTGCGTACAGGCGGCGGACGAGCAGGCGGCGAACGGCGGTGGCAGAAGGAGGAGGACGCATCGACGTTCCGCGGCGGCGGTCGCCGACATGATGGTGCCCATCACCTTCCTCAACGCCTCCGTCGAGAAGGGCGCCG TGTGCATGGATGGGACGCCGGCCGCTTACCACCTGGACCGGGGCTCCGGGGCAGGGAACAAGAGCTGGATCGTCAACCTCGAG GGAGGCGGGTGGTGCAACAACGCGAGGACGTGCAGGTTCCGGACAAGGACTCACCATGGCTCGTCCAACTTCATGGAGAGACAGATCATCTTCACCGGCATCATGAGCGCCAGCTCCGCCGAGAATCCTG ATTTCTACAACTGGAACCGGGTGAAGATCCGCTACTGCGACAGCGCCTCCTTTGCCGGCGACGCCTTCGACAAG GGTACCGGGCTCTACTTCCGGGGGCAGCGGATCTGGGAGGAAGCCATCCGGCACCTCCTCTCCATCGGGATGGCGTCGGCCGACCGGGCGCTTCTCACGGGCTGCTCCGCCGGTGGGCTGGCGGCGATACTGCACTGCGACCAGTTCGGCGCCTTCTTCGCCGGCCGAAGCACCACCGTCAAGTGCCTCGCCGACGCAGGCCTCTTCCTCGACGC CGTGGATGTCTCCGGGGGCCGCAGCTTGAGATCTTACTACGGCGACATTGTAGCCATGCAGGGAGTGGCTCCGCACCTTCCGCCGACCTGCAccgatcacctcgacgccacctcG TGCTTCTTCCCTCAGAATATAATCGACAACATCAAGACGCCCATCTTCTTGCTCAACGCAGCCTACGACGTCTGGCAG ATCGAGGAAAGCCTGGCCCCAAGCAAAGCTGACCCCAGCCGCGCCTGGCGAGCCTGCAAGTTCAACCGCTCCGCCTGCAATGCGTCTCAGATAAACTTCCTCCAAG ATTTCAGGGAGCAGATGGTGGCATCTGTGAGAGGCTTCTCCGGTTCCAAGAGCAACGGGCTCTTCATAAACTCGTGTTTCGCCCACTGCCAGTCCGAACTGCCGGCCACCTGGAATGGCACCCCTACCATTCAGAACAAG AGGATCGCTAAATCTGTCGGTGATTGGTACTTTGGCCGGGCCGAAGTGAAGGCGATCGATTGCCCATACCCCTGCGACAACACATGCCGCAACATCATATAA